In a single window of the Paenibacillus sp. MMS20-IR301 genome:
- a CDS encoding ring-cleaving dioxygenase, with amino-acid sequence MNKQTMGIHHITAIVGHPQENMDFYAGVLGLRLVKQTVNFDDPGTYHFYFGNEGGKPGTIITFFPWADAYQGKIGGGQVGVTSYVIPAGAMAFWRERLAKFGVAYTEMERFGEQVLEFDDPHGLHLELVEREAGEQNTWTFGVVTPEVAIKGFGGATLLSTHPEQTAELLEKVMGLTLIGQEGDIARYQSTADIGNVIDLKVTAVQRGEMGVGTVHHIAWRAKDDQDQLEWQDYVHDNGYGVTAVRDRNYFNAIYFREHGEILFEIATDPPGFAHDESPETMGSSLKLPAQYEPHRGQIEQVLLPFTVRELD; translated from the coding sequence ATGAATAAACAAACAATGGGCATTCATCATATCACCGCTATCGTCGGACATCCGCAGGAAAATATGGACTTTTATGCCGGGGTGCTGGGATTGCGGCTGGTGAAGCAGACGGTCAATTTTGATGATCCGGGAACGTACCACTTCTACTTCGGCAATGAAGGAGGGAAGCCGGGAACGATCATTACCTTCTTCCCTTGGGCGGATGCCTATCAGGGTAAGATTGGCGGCGGCCAGGTCGGTGTCACCTCATACGTGATTCCGGCGGGAGCGATGGCCTTCTGGCGGGAAAGACTGGCGAAGTTCGGGGTTGCTTATACTGAAATGGAGCGCTTTGGCGAACAGGTTCTGGAATTCGATGATCCGCACGGACTTCATCTGGAGCTGGTAGAGCGTGAGGCAGGTGAGCAGAATACCTGGACCTTTGGCGTTGTAACCCCGGAAGTGGCAATTAAGGGATTTGGCGGGGCAACCCTCTTGTCCACGCATCCTGAACAAACAGCAGAATTGCTGGAGAAGGTGATGGGCCTTACTTTAATCGGGCAGGAGGGCGATATCGCCCGCTACCAGTCCACTGCCGATATCGGAAACGTGATTGATCTCAAGGTAACAGCTGTTCAGCGCGGGGAAATGGGAGTCGGCACCGTACACCATATTGCCTGGAGAGCGAAGGATGATCAGGATCAGCTTGAATGGCAGGATTATGTGCATGATAATGGATACGGGGTAACAGCTGTAAGGGACCGCAACTACTTCAATGCGATTTACTTCAGAGAACACGGCGAGATCCTGTTTGAGATTGCCACCGATCCTCCGGGCTTTGCCCATGACGAATCGCCGGAAACGATGGGAAGCAGCCTGAAGCTGCCGGCCCAGTATGAACCGCACAGGGGGCAGATTGAGCAGGTACTGCTGCCGTTCACCGTAAGAGAGCTTGACTAA
- a CDS encoding GNAT family N-acetyltransferase: MEVKLIKAQAEDAAAIHAMQTQAFLPLLEKYQDHDTNPANETVERTVERINQAHADKYIISCSGVAVGAVRVTEKENKKYRVGRIFITPEHQGKGIAQQVFALIEQIYADAKSWELDTIMQEARNCYLYEKLGYKRTGETHEINDKLTLCFYEKEA; encoded by the coding sequence ATGGAAGTTAAATTAATTAAAGCGCAAGCGGAGGATGCGGCAGCGATTCATGCAATGCAGACCCAGGCATTCCTGCCCTTACTCGAGAAGTATCAGGATCATGACACCAACCCAGCTAATGAAACTGTAGAGCGGACAGTGGAGCGGATTAATCAGGCTCATGCGGATAAATATATTATCAGTTGTTCAGGAGTTGCGGTAGGGGCGGTAAGAGTAACAGAAAAGGAGAATAAAAAATACCGGGTCGGCCGGATTTTCATTACACCTGAGCACCAGGGTAAAGGAATCGCCCAGCAGGTGTTTGCCCTCATTGAGCAAATCTATGCTGATGCAAAATCCTGGGAGCTGGATACCATTATGCAGGAAGCAAGAAACTGCTATTTGTATGAGAAGCTGGGTTACAAAAGAACCGGGGAAACCCACGAGATTAATGACAAGCTTACCCTGTGCTTTTATGAAAAGGAAGCTTAA
- a CDS encoding GNAT family N-acetyltransferase, producing the protein MSIEFQKVSGFQRGTLLKLLKDAYSFDSRYEQSWIADWEAMDSFFFDNPAIADEYGLITTLKGEAIGFVVWDPRNLPESAELGHNCIASIHKGKGYSKLQLQETFNRIICKGAKTILVTTNDDLIPAQRMYESAGFTLVQKRKNEDIAGFPCEHLDYIFHT; encoded by the coding sequence ATGAGTATTGAGTTTCAAAAAGTGAGCGGTTTTCAGCGGGGAACCCTCCTCAAGCTTTTGAAGGATGCGTATTCGTTTGACAGCAGGTATGAACAGAGCTGGATTGCGGACTGGGAAGCCATGGACAGCTTTTTCTTCGATAATCCGGCCATAGCGGATGAATACGGGCTGATCACAACGCTTAAGGGTGAAGCGATCGGCTTCGTCGTCTGGGACCCGAGGAACTTACCGGAGTCTGCGGAGCTCGGACATAACTGCATTGCCTCAATCCATAAAGGTAAAGGCTACAGTAAGCTGCAGCTTCAGGAAACATTCAACCGGATCATCTGCAAGGGTGCTAAGACCATTCTGGTGACCACAAATGATGACCTGATTCCCGCACAGCGGATGTATGAAAGTGCCGGGTTCACATTGGTTCAGAAGAGAAAAAATGAAGATATCGCAGGGTTTCCCTGTGAGCATTTGGATTATATTTTTCATACATAA
- a CDS encoding MerR family transcriptional regulator: MMNRSVAIHHLSEQLGLTSRTLRHWEAEGLFDSSRDPSSGWRVYDEHALLNIRITAVLRKMDIPIKEIKPVIRENSVRGLRVVIADKLSSLRECREEVWLVEQQLTRVMEYLGQQDEDSQTLDNILTRMEAVFMSKLTEQHVLRIVTLPPMRVAFNIAVDLSPEDKAIKPIVEWLESAQLLGTARLFGGNVKPMPGSAGKPYGYGMCATIPQGTAVPEPFKEMMLPGGLYALLDSSDDIGGSWTVLMDHLSHSTKYQSDRSRLCLEEHIRNDTPAGGGNEYHLNLLEPVITK, encoded by the coding sequence ATGATGAACAGGTCTGTTGCTATACATCATTTGTCGGAGCAGCTGGGGCTGACGAGCCGCACGCTCCGCCACTGGGAAGCAGAAGGGTTATTTGACAGCAGCCGGGACCCGTCCTCGGGCTGGCGGGTGTACGATGAGCATGCGCTCTTAAACATCCGGATTACGGCGGTTTTACGGAAGATGGATATTCCGATTAAAGAAATTAAGCCGGTTATCCGGGAGAATTCTGTTAGAGGACTCCGCGTGGTGATAGCGGACAAATTGAGTTCCCTCAGGGAATGCAGGGAGGAAGTATGGCTTGTTGAGCAGCAGCTAACCCGGGTTATGGAGTATCTTGGACAACAGGACGAAGACAGCCAGACCCTGGACAATATTCTGACAAGGATGGAGGCAGTATTCATGAGTAAGTTAACCGAGCAACATGTACTGAGGATCGTTACTTTACCGCCCATGCGGGTAGCCTTTAATATCGCTGTGGATTTGTCACCAGAGGACAAAGCCATTAAGCCCATAGTTGAATGGCTGGAATCAGCGCAGCTGCTGGGGACGGCGCGGCTGTTCGGCGGCAATGTGAAGCCGATGCCGGGAAGTGCAGGCAAGCCTTATGGCTATGGCATGTGTGCCACCATTCCGCAAGGCACAGCTGTTCCAGAGCCGTTCAAGGAAATGATGCTGCCGGGAGGACTATACGCCCTGCTCGATAGCAGCGACGATATCGGCGGCTCGTGGACTGTATTAATGGATCATTTATCGCATAGCACGAAATACCAATCAGACCGTTCCAGGCTGTGCTTAGAGGAGCATATCCGGAATGATACTCCGGCGGGCGGCGGCAATGAGTATCACTTGAATTTGCTGGAGCCGGTAATAACCAAATAG
- a CDS encoding serine hydrolase domain-containing protein — protein MQAIRAKLEDYITTYLRLWDFYGVIQVIRKGEIWFEQAGGYANLEFGIHNTMDSRFSLASMSKQFTAFAVMLLYDKQMLDIDKPACLYLPAELKIDESVTVHHLLSHTSGLYNFYNFEDDFFAGYNRLEYSRTDFFRQYINKKPVQPAGSGFDYNNSNYNLLAWIIEHVSGETYEDFIRSQLFLPLNMLSSAVDNGCTVIAGQSGKYVKDYGTTIRCPYHNEKFSIGAGAVVSSCGDLYKWYTCLRERKLLSPEVYTRFFSENLNGYCYGLEYSRVHGQDRYAHGGDHLGTSTYMQNFFAEDICIIILSNNEGINQYRLGNAIADILHQAEVEEPVRHAETDLSESGLAEYCGTYLKDKIQLELINGKLYFTRFCGNLHIELYPAGEGRFARRYYDQFQPYTITENEQGGKNFFGYTRNTP, from the coding sequence ATGCAGGCTATCCGTGCAAAGCTGGAAGATTATATCACTACATACCTCCGGCTATGGGATTTCTATGGTGTTATCCAAGTGATCCGTAAAGGAGAAATATGGTTTGAGCAAGCGGGCGGTTATGCAAATCTGGAGTTTGGCATTCACAATACGATGGATTCCCGCTTCTCCCTTGCATCCATGTCTAAGCAGTTTACAGCCTTTGCAGTTATGCTGCTGTATGACAAGCAAATGCTGGACATTGATAAACCGGCCTGTTTATATCTCCCGGCAGAGCTGAAGATCGATGAGTCTGTTACGGTTCATCATTTGTTGTCGCATACCTCCGGACTCTATAATTTTTATAATTTTGAGGATGATTTTTTTGCCGGATATAACAGGCTGGAGTACTCGCGGACTGACTTCTTCCGGCAGTATATTAACAAGAAGCCTGTACAGCCGGCAGGCAGCGGATTCGACTACAATAACTCCAACTACAATCTGCTGGCCTGGATCATTGAGCATGTCTCCGGGGAGACGTATGAGGATTTCATCCGCAGCCAGCTGTTTCTGCCCCTGAATATGCTGAGCAGCGCGGTAGATAACGGCTGTACTGTGATTGCCGGGCAATCCGGCAAATACGTGAAAGACTACGGGACAACCATCAGATGCCCGTATCACAATGAGAAATTCAGCATAGGTGCAGGGGCTGTGGTTTCCAGCTGCGGCGATTTGTACAAATGGTATACCTGCCTGCGCGAACGGAAGCTGCTCTCGCCGGAGGTTTATACCAGATTCTTCAGCGAGAATCTTAACGGCTATTGCTATGGGCTGGAGTATTCCCGGGTGCATGGACAGGACAGGTATGCGCACGGCGGGGATCATCTGGGAACCAGCACGTACATGCAGAACTTTTTTGCGGAAGATATTTGTATTATTATTCTGTCGAACAACGAAGGGATCAACCAGTACAGGCTGGGCAATGCTATCGCAGATATTCTGCATCAGGCGGAGGTGGAGGAGCCGGTGCGGCATGCAGAAACGGACTTAAGCGAGAGCGGTTTGGCTGAGTACTGCGGGACGTATCTGAAGGACAAAATTCAGCTGGAGCTTATTAACGGAAAACTCTATTTTACGAGATTCTGCGGCAATCTGCATATTGAGCTTTATCCGGCTGGTGAGGGGAGATTCGCCCGGAGATACTATGACCAGTTCCAGCCCTATACCATTACGGAGAATGAGCAGGGCGGGAAGAACTTTTTCGGTTACACCCGGAATACCCCTTGA
- a CDS encoding tryptophan--tRNA ligase: MSKEIVLTGIKPTGKVHLGNYIGAIKPALQMAGTGSCSALYFIADYHGLNFIQDRKEFNELTYGIAATWLALGLDPERVIFYRQSDVPEIFELQWILSCLTPKGLMNRAHAYKAIHEQNMQAGADADSGVNMGLFTYPVLMAADILLFQSGKVPVGKDQIQHVEIARDIAEAFNRNYGDTFRLPDYIAPEHTAVIPGLDGRKMSKSYNNTIPLFEPADNLKKLISRIKTDSTPPHEPKDPDTSNIFLLYQEFATPGQVQDFRSRYLSGISWGEAKQELFQVVNSALEEPRKRYNDLMASREQIDAILDAGARKARAMAAPVLEQVRYRIGRYR; the protein is encoded by the coding sequence ATGAGCAAGGAAATTGTATTAACCGGAATTAAGCCTACGGGCAAAGTCCATCTGGGGAATTATATCGGAGCGATCAAGCCTGCACTGCAAATGGCCGGAACGGGTAGCTGCAGCGCACTCTACTTCATCGCGGACTATCACGGGCTGAACTTCATTCAGGACAGGAAAGAATTTAACGAGCTGACTTACGGGATTGCGGCTACATGGCTGGCCCTGGGACTGGATCCGGAGCGTGTTATTTTCTATAGACAGTCGGATGTGCCGGAGATCTTCGAGCTGCAATGGATTCTGTCCTGCCTGACTCCGAAGGGTCTGATGAACCGTGCCCATGCGTACAAAGCCATTCACGAACAAAATATGCAGGCAGGCGCGGACGCCGACAGCGGTGTGAATATGGGGCTGTTCACTTATCCCGTTCTGATGGCTGCGGACATTCTGCTCTTTCAGTCCGGCAAGGTCCCTGTCGGTAAAGACCAGATTCAGCATGTGGAGATTGCCAGGGATATAGCCGAAGCCTTCAACCGCAATTATGGGGATACCTTTAGGCTGCCTGATTATATCGCCCCTGAGCATACGGCTGTAATCCCCGGACTGGACGGGAGGAAAATGAGCAAAAGCTATAACAACACCATTCCGCTCTTTGAACCGGCCGATAACCTGAAGAAGCTGATCAGCAGAATCAAAACAGACTCTACCCCTCCGCATGAACCGAAGGACCCGGATACCTCGAACATTTTCTTGTTATATCAAGAGTTCGCCACGCCCGGCCAGGTTCAGGATTTCCGGAGCAGATACTTAAGCGGAATCAGCTGGGGCGAAGCCAAACAGGAGCTGTTCCAGGTTGTAAATAGTGCACTGGAGGAGCCGCGCAAGCGATACAATGATCTGATGGCCTCTCGGGAGCAGATCGACGCGATTCTGGATGCAGGTGCCCGTAAGGCCAGAGCGATGGCCGCCCCCGTACTTGAGCAGGTCAGATACAGGATCGGGCGTTACCGGTAA
- a CDS encoding methyltransferase domain-containing protein: MNIRNSTYNFQNVTNGAEAELLRLQEQAQMGWAKEFRTLKQFGLEDGMKVLEAGAGPGFVTDLLLEHLPHSEITALDIDDALLDEARSRLSRFPQSRLKFSHASVYETGLPDNYYDFVVARLIFLHLHNPLQAALELQRVLKPGGKLVIIDVDDGVFGAVTPEMEALPGILRKLAQQQAARGGNRHIGRSLPRLLSDSGYADVDMEAALQHSDLHGMEGFKRQFDINRFSGFYKKGIITEQEYEDINTSYTAFDRSPDAHAMMLFFMACGTKTV, from the coding sequence ATGAACATCCGCAACTCCACGTATAACTTTCAGAATGTTACTAACGGGGCAGAAGCAGAGCTGCTGCGCCTGCAGGAACAAGCACAGATGGGCTGGGCCAAGGAATTCCGTACTCTTAAGCAATTTGGACTGGAAGACGGGATGAAGGTATTGGAGGCCGGAGCGGGTCCGGGATTTGTTACAGACCTATTGCTTGAGCATTTGCCGCACAGTGAAATCACCGCGCTCGACATTGATGATGCTTTGCTTGATGAAGCCAGGAGCAGGTTAAGCCGCTTCCCGCAATCCCGGCTCAAGTTCTCACATGCGTCTGTGTATGAAACCGGCTTACCTGATAATTACTATGATTTCGTAGTGGCACGCCTGATCTTCCTTCATCTGCACAATCCGCTGCAGGCAGCACTGGAGCTGCAGCGGGTGCTGAAGCCGGGCGGTAAGCTGGTCATTATCGATGTGGATGATGGTGTCTTCGGCGCGGTAACTCCTGAAATGGAAGCACTGCCCGGAATCCTGCGCAAATTAGCACAGCAGCAGGCTGCCAGAGGCGGTAACCGGCATATCGGCCGGAGCCTGCCGCGTCTGTTATCTGACTCCGGTTATGCAGATGTGGACATGGAAGCCGCCCTTCAGCATAGCGATCTCCATGGGATGGAAGGCTTCAAACGGCAGTTTGATATTAACCGGTTTAGCGGGTTCTATAAGAAAGGAATCATCACTGAACAGGAGTATGAAGATATTAATACATCCTATACGGCTTTCGACCGTTCACCTGATGCTCATGCGATGATGTTGTTCTTCATGGCTTGCGGAACCAAGACTGTGTAA
- a CDS encoding ABC transporter ATP-binding protein codes for MLTIRHFSKSYKGGKKAVNDLSLVVERGDIYGFIGHNGAGKTTTIRAVVGVLDFEEGEIEIDGISIRQDPLACKAKMAYIPDNPDLYDHLTGIQYLNFIGDLFNVSKSDRERLIREYGDAFQLTASLGDLISAYSHGMKQKLAIISALIHEPKLLVLDEPFVGLDPKAAHTLKTIMADLCSKGGAIFFSTHVLDTAEKLCNKIAIIKAGQLIAHGKTEEVKGKNSLEDVFMELIDND; via the coding sequence ATGCTGACGATCAGACATTTTTCGAAAAGCTATAAGGGCGGGAAAAAGGCAGTAAATGATTTGAGCCTGGTAGTTGAGCGGGGCGATATTTATGGCTTCATCGGGCATAACGGGGCGGGGAAAACAACGACAATCCGTGCGGTAGTAGGCGTGCTTGATTTTGAAGAGGGCGAAATTGAAATTGACGGAATATCCATCCGGCAGGACCCGTTAGCCTGCAAAGCGAAGATGGCTTACATTCCGGATAACCCGGATCTGTATGATCATCTGACCGGTATACAATACCTGAATTTCATTGGAGATCTCTTTAACGTGTCCAAGTCAGACCGCGAACGGCTCATCCGGGAATACGGCGATGCCTTTCAGCTTACGGCGAGTCTGGGCGATCTGATCTCCGCCTACTCGCATGGGATGAAGCAGAAGCTTGCCATTATCTCTGCGCTCATTCATGAGCCGAAGCTGCTGGTATTAGATGAACCGTTTGTCGGTCTCGACCCCAAAGCGGCGCATACGCTGAAGACGATCATGGCTGATTTGTGCAGCAAGGGCGGAGCTATTTTCTTCTCGACGCATGTGCTGGATACGGCTGAGAAGCTCTGCAATAAGATAGCGATCATTAAGGCGGGCCAGCTGATTGCCCATGGCAAGACCGAAGAGGTGAAGGGGAAGAACAGCCTTGAGGATGTATTCATGGAGCTGATCGACAATGATTAA
- a CDS encoding methyl-accepting chemotaxis protein yields MKWFKSAGKTGVSGQIAVTSQPIEEVSSDDVPGYNQEVLYGIMHIEKKLGQFMNEEVIVTQSIQDIGTTYSQINGIQDMITKLDDNFNQFRQYVRKIDGMMNQTEAAVSQADDKIGVLSEKLDGTCGQLHSITDAFQILEQNFKHIMNMSAGITEIAKSTNLLALNASIEAARAGEAGRGFAVVAEEIRKLSSSTGKLVNGIDSSVEALYDSIHSLKGNIRQTTDTIQDNFRYAQNVQQDFKEVTECTAEVKSFSSQIITGIEQTSSEINDAASGVGSAAALVTSLGNKLEQLNLRLSKRSIIICSITDFLQQIENLLSDSIRRKGKKHQA; encoded by the coding sequence ATGAAATGGTTCAAATCAGCAGGTAAAACAGGCGTGAGTGGGCAAATTGCAGTAACTTCGCAGCCAATAGAGGAGGTGAGCTCTGATGATGTACCTGGTTATAACCAGGAAGTGTTATACGGTATTATGCATATTGAGAAGAAGCTCGGCCAATTCATGAATGAAGAGGTTATTGTCACCCAGTCCATTCAGGATATCGGCACTACCTATTCACAGATTAACGGCATTCAGGATATGATCACGAAGCTGGATGACAACTTCAACCAGTTCAGGCAGTATGTCCGGAAGATTGACGGCATGATGAATCAGACGGAAGCCGCAGTCAGCCAGGCAGACGATAAGATAGGCGTATTGTCCGAAAAGCTGGACGGGACCTGCGGGCAGCTTCATTCCATTACCGATGCGTTTCAGATCCTGGAGCAGAACTTCAAGCATATTATGAATATGTCTGCCGGTATAACGGAGATCGCCAAAAGCACCAATCTGCTTGCGCTTAATGCATCCATTGAAGCAGCACGGGCTGGTGAAGCCGGACGGGGCTTTGCGGTTGTGGCCGAAGAAATCAGGAAGCTGTCCAGCTCAACCGGTAAATTAGTGAATGGTATCGACAGCAGCGTAGAAGCGCTTTATGACAGTATTCATTCGCTGAAGGGAAATATCCGGCAGACTACGGACACTATTCAGGACAATTTCCGCTATGCCCAGAATGTCCAGCAGGATTTCAAGGAAGTGACTGAATGTACAGCGGAAGTGAAGAGCTTCAGCAGTCAGATTATTACCGGGATTGAACAGACAAGCTCGGAGATCAATGATGCGGCTTCCGGTGTAGGTTCTGCAGCAGCGTTAGTGACTTCGCTTGGCAATAAGCTGGAGCAGCTGAACCTTAGGCTCAGCAAGCGTTCTATTATTATTTGCAGTATTACCGACTTCCTGCAGCAGATAGAGAATCTGCTGAGTGATTCCATACGCCGCAAAGGAAAAAAACATCAAGCGTAA
- a CDS encoding FIST N-terminal domain-containing protein, translating into MKYSVGRSAKLDIKEAVAEATAGLSAPKLLLFFADVEHFGQYNEEIKARFGDSILLGSSTFAGFCKDGAYKEGLLVMGIDEGIECYADVLEEADRFPLKYVDRINGCLDKFNNLQDIICFEISAALISCEELVLSTLNSVLEEKGIPLFGGSAGDYGRAERTMISLNGNVYNNACAFVFIKNLGGKIRLYRENIYKPTIHHFTATKVDERNRIVHEYDNRPAARVVAEALNTTLSELPKYLDSYPMGRIIGNEMYITANQMVTADQGMSYHAKVYNNSQMVLLEPDDYKAVIHNTIETVKRDIPQPSLALMVNCLARSMLFEGDGYLNEFAQEMSAALGDYAGFAGYGEQLGQQHFNQTMVLAVFE; encoded by the coding sequence ATGAAGTATTCTGTAGGCCGAAGCGCAAAGCTTGATATTAAGGAAGCTGTAGCTGAAGCCACTGCCGGACTCTCCGCGCCAAAACTCCTATTGTTTTTCGCGGATGTAGAGCATTTCGGGCAATATAACGAAGAGATCAAGGCACGGTTTGGTGACAGCATCCTCCTGGGGTCCAGTACCTTTGCCGGCTTCTGTAAGGATGGAGCCTATAAGGAAGGCCTGCTTGTCATGGGGATTGACGAGGGCATTGAATGTTATGCGGATGTGCTTGAAGAAGCGGACCGCTTCCCGCTGAAGTATGTGGACCGGATCAACGGCTGCCTGGACAAATTCAATAATTTGCAGGACATCATCTGCTTCGAAATTTCGGCAGCCTTGATAAGCTGTGAGGAGCTTGTGCTCTCTACACTGAATTCTGTACTGGAAGAGAAGGGGATCCCCTTGTTCGGCGGTTCGGCAGGAGACTATGGCCGGGCGGAACGGACAATGATTTCCTTGAACGGCAACGTATACAATAATGCCTGTGCTTTTGTATTCATCAAGAATCTTGGCGGGAAGATCCGGCTCTACCGGGAAAATATCTATAAACCGACAATTCACCATTTCACTGCCACCAAGGTGGATGAGCGGAACCGGATTGTCCACGAGTACGATAACCGGCCGGCTGCCAGGGTTGTGGCGGAAGCGCTGAATACTACGCTAAGCGAGCTGCCGAAATATCTGGACAGTTACCCTATGGGGCGGATCATCGGTAATGAAATGTACATTACGGCCAATCAGATGGTTACAGCGGATCAAGGGATGTCCTATCATGCCAAGGTGTACAACAACTCGCAAATGGTTCTGCTTGAGCCGGATGATTACAAGGCGGTAATACATAACACGATTGAAACGGTAAAGCGGGATATCCCGCAGCCTTCCCTGGCGCTGATGGTGAATTGTCTGGCCCGGTCCATGCTGTTTGAAGGAGACGGGTATTTGAATGAGTTCGCACAGGAAATGAGCGCAGCCCTGGGCGATTATGCTGGCTTTGCCGGATACGGCGAGCAGCTGGGGCAACAGCATTTTAACCAGACGATGGTCTTGGCTGTATTCGAATAG
- a CDS encoding metalloregulator ArsR/SmtB family transcription factor, producing MALEQSEHEVTPAAIHTISSVAEAIALLSSYAVPEQHAYAQHEHGLMHQALSAESIAFLAGWRSRNGFDFMYLYEFFIPFPYFNDLTLFLDEIAKLSDEAYLGCLLGGELTQEQIASGLQNPDAIADFGSAEYSSFGDKPEFIKVLLTELESIRASIHLVLTEIAASEALRSQQETRQGLYEAALQNARAFGLEPLPLAQKLMGKTFQRVSSYQSYYFIPSYYLSPHRIRLFDHNTCIVIYGCYSAQLNILEQSQELEKQMKALSDRNRIVILRMLHQRREYGARLANALDITTATVSHHLEILKQAELIIEEKAGNIKYFRLNQARFNKLLKDLSLFIEVDNM from the coding sequence GTGGCGCTAGAACAGAGTGAGCACGAGGTTACACCGGCGGCTATACATACAATCTCTTCTGTAGCAGAAGCAATCGCCTTGCTGTCAAGCTATGCCGTGCCTGAGCAGCATGCGTATGCACAGCATGAGCATGGGCTTATGCATCAAGCTTTATCTGCTGAATCCATTGCCTTTCTTGCCGGCTGGAGAAGCAGAAACGGCTTTGATTTCATGTATTTATATGAATTTTTTATACCGTTCCCTTATTTCAACGATTTAACGTTATTTCTGGATGAAATAGCGAAGCTCTCTGATGAAGCTTATCTGGGCTGCCTGCTGGGCGGGGAATTGACTCAGGAACAGATTGCTTCAGGCTTGCAGAATCCGGATGCAATTGCTGATTTCGGGTCTGCTGAATACTCTTCCTTCGGCGATAAACCGGAATTTATAAAGGTGTTGCTCACGGAGCTTGAGTCCATCCGCGCTTCCATCCATCTTGTATTGACGGAAATTGCCGCCTCAGAAGCTTTGCGGAGTCAGCAAGAGACCCGGCAAGGCCTGTATGAGGCTGCCCTGCAGAACGCCCGGGCTTTCGGACTGGAGCCGCTCCCGTTAGCACAGAAGCTGATGGGCAAAACTTTTCAGAGAGTCAGCAGCTATCAATCCTATTATTTCATCCCTTCTTACTACCTGTCCCCCCACCGTATCCGGCTATTCGATCACAATACTTGTATCGTAATCTATGGCTGCTACAGTGCCCAGCTGAATATACTGGAGCAAAGCCAGGAGCTGGAGAAGCAGATGAAAGCATTATCCGACCGGAACCGGATCGTGATTCTGCGGATGCTGCATCAGCGCAGGGAATACGGGGCAAGACTGGCGAACGCACTGGATATCACGACCGCGACAGTGTCGCATCATCTGGAAATTTTGAAGCAGGCTGAGCTGATTATCGAGGAGAAGGCCGGCAATATCAAATATTTCAGGCTTAACCAGGCCAGGTTTAACAAGCTGCTGAAGGATCTTAGTTTATTTATTGAAGTGGATAATATGTAG